TCATTTGAATTTTGCAGGTGACGTTTATCTGGGAGAAAGCTGTTCTGCCACCTAGAGCTGTCCAGGGCAGAATGAAGCAGAAACACATCCACTCTCAATCCTTCAACTCTGCTTCTTCCTATGGTGATTATTAGCAGATGTGGCTGCTGTTTATTGCAAGTGCTGGAGGCTGCTTCTTGGCCTCATTGGCTGTCCATACTCATGACAACTCCAGCCCCAGTATTTCTTGAGAGGTGGGTCTGCTCAGGCCCATCCCTCACCATGGAGGCCTCCACTCAGCCAGAGATCTAAGGCTCTGAGCTCATAAAGCCCAGTTAGTGTGTTTATCAAACTAGAAAGTGGTCAGGGTAGGAGGcatgggggctggagggagggcctGGCCTGTGTAACTGAAGTCCCatgtgaagtctttttttttttttttttaagattttatttatttattcataagagacacacagagagggaggcagagagagggagaaacaggctccctgcggggagtccaatatgggacctgagccaaaggcacacgctcaaccactgagccacccaggtgccctccttgcCTCAAACTTCTAACCAGAGGTACTGAGAGTATGTCACAAAAACTACAGGGGACATACTTATTGCAGGGGACATTCGTCTACTAAAATAAtgcattgtttatctgaaattcagacaACGGGATGACctctatttttattgctgaatctCATTAACACTAACAACAcatcctttcttgttttctttctgtcagGGCAGTTCTTGCTGTACCCGTGAACTGTGGGGGCCACCTGAATATACTTCACGGACCCCATGAAAATGCCTTTGGATTTGCCAAGATGACCTCCTCCACCTGGAGCATTGTGATCATTCACACCATCAGCTCTGTAAGAGAATCGCAGTCCTGCAGTGTATTGTAAAAGTTGGGAATCTGTTTGCTGAGAAACTGCATCTTAGTGCAATATTTTTTTAgacatcttatttatttgttcatgagagacacagagagaggcagagatataggcagagggagaagcaagactccatcccaggaccgcaggaatcatgtcctgagccaaaggcagatactcaaccactgagccacccagatacccctcattgtaatttttataaCTAGTTTTCTTCTCATGGGTTAGGTTGGGCATTCTTTCATATGTGGAAGGGTTATTCGCATTGGTGTTTCAGTGAGCAGTCTATATCCTTTGcatggtgttttttgtttgtttgttttttgttttttaattaagtttttgcTTTTCCCCTCAATTTCTAAGAGCTTTTTTGGTATCTGAAGCTCAGTATTCTGTCCCGgacataatgaaaatattttctcccagcttATTAATATTactgtgtcttttgatttttgATGCTTATTATCCTATGAATCTGTCATATGCTTACAGGTGAATTAAAATCTCTCCCTGCTGTGGGTTGCGTCTGTTTCCCGTTCGGTCTCCTACAGTTTCCTTGGGAATATTGCTGCTGGGTATTTAGATCATAACAAAGTGCCCTtcctgtcatttctaatggtttgGGGGCAGAACTCTACTCTGTCTGACTTTCCTATCAGGAGCACAGCTTCCTTTTATTTGTATACGCTTTGCTATACTTTGCTCATCTCTTTAACTGAATTGAATCACTTTTATGAGGTGTGTCTCTTGTGCATAGCATAGAGTTGGGTTTTGCTTTGTGATAAAATCTGaagatctttctcttttattacaTGATTCAATCCCATTTTCATTTAATGATTAATGCATACATTTGGTATTAGCTCTGTCCCattattttctgttgtatttcagtttttagggcatttttttaaaagtctttatatcgtttgttttctttgctttttgtatAGAGTTTACGTTTAAGGTATGTAATCTCATTTTACTGGCTATACTTgtataaatatagtattttttgaaagatttatttattatttgagagacagagagagagagtgtgaggaggggcagtgggagagaatcttcaaggggactccctgctgagcacagagctggatgtgggcttcgatctcaccactctgagatcattacccgagctaaaaccaagaatcagccacttaactgacagaaccacccaggcactccttgtaTAAATTCAATATTACCCACTCTTTTACTCATTAATTTTTAGACAGCACTGATGACATTAGaaccttctccctccctctttttcttctataaCCTGATTTTATCAGTcatatatttttcagtgtttacATTTGAGCAGCATTGTCCACTCGCTCATGCAGACTTTCAGTGATCACTAAGGGATTGCCTGTCCCTCCCATTCTCATCTACGTGTGGCCCTCCATCACATGACCTCTGCATCAGTGTGTGTAGTTTGCACATTCCTCTCCTTGCCCTTTGTCACCCCCTTCAGTGCCAGTCTTGCAGCATCGCAGCAGTGCTTTGGGTTGACTGTAATTCCTCCTCTGAGAGTTCCCCAGGAATGTCTCCTGGGGGTCATGGTCTCTGAATTTGTGCAACTTCAAAAATGTTTGCTGTCTGTTCATTTGAAGGAAAGCTTGGTTGGAAATAAAGTTCTCATGTCATGGACTTGTTGTTACTCTGTTTTTAATCTTAGAGTTCTTGCTCCACTGTCTTCAGAGTTACTGCTGCATTGTCTTCAGGTATCGATCATTGCTGTGAAGAAATCAGAAGCCAGGGTacctagggggctcagttgggtaagcatctgcctgcagctcaagtcatgatcctggtgtgCTGGGATCAAGCGCAATGtagggctccttgcttagcaaggagtctgcttctgcccctccccctgcttgtgctttcttgctctctcatagatagatagatagatagatagatagatagatagataaaacaaaccttaaaaaaaaaaagaggaaagaaagaaatcagaaactaGACCATCCTTTTGCCCGCAAAGGAGTCTGTCTTTACCTTTAAGGCTGGGTAACCTCACTAGGATGTGTGTGTCCCTTGAAGATTCTCATCAGCTTCTCAGACATAGTGTGTGCTTTTCTCACTTAGAATCATGCATGCTTTTACAtcaggaagtttttaaaaagtttttaaaatcatattttaaaatcatattcaaGTATATGCCCCGTTTTACCGTTCCTGTTATTATTGTCGTTACAAATAGGGAGAGTCTAGCCACGCAGACTGTTTTATGTTGTAGTCTTCaatctcttttatcttttctctgaTTATTCTAAACTTCCAGTCTCCATTGTTCACTTTCCTCATTACTACCTtctatttctctacatttttgtcGATTATCTCTTATCCCTTGTATATCTTCCAATTGATCTTCATTTCTGTAtgatcttcccatttatttgtctgtttaaTCTTGCCATTTCTTACTTATGGTCTTGTGTTTCTCTTATAGAGTCTTTCTTCATTTACTTAGAgactttttctttagaattttttcctaAGAACAAGAATGTTCCTTAGTTATTGGTATTAAGTAATCTCTAGtatattttaagtgaagaaaGCAACAGGCAGAGCTCTGTGTGACTGAttatataaaaagggaaaaagaaagaagaaatataattgtGCCTgcatatgcataaaatatttctgatataATATTCAAGAAATGGTGACATTGTGGACCTCCACGTGGGAGGAAATGCATATTCTGGAAACATTGACaaaagggagaattttttttaatttttctgcctcTGGTAACTTTGGAATTTTGAACCATATGAATGTATGATCTCTTCAAGTGAAATGAACTtgatacaaatacaaataaaataaaaacaggtcaGCTGGAAATGTatgtgttgatttttattttagtattttttttctgtgtgatgCCTGTTTCTGTTTTCCCCATATCTGGATCTTCACCCCTACTCTCTTCAGCTGGGAGCCTTGCTCCTCCACTGTAACAACTCTGGCCAGTGACGAAACCCAACGGTCCTTTGGCAGTGCCCATCTTATCCCTCAGCAGCTCTGCAGAAGCAGACCTCCTCTCCTTCTTAAAGCACTTTCCTCTTTGGGGTTCAGGGCACTGTCCCCTGGCCTCCTGCACTGGCTGTCCCTCCatttacattttccttcccttccccacctctgAGCCTCCCATTTACACTTCCTGTCTAGGAGACCTTCTGTCCCTGCACACTCAGGAATGCTAATGACCCTCCCAAACTTGTATTTCCAGCCAGAACCTTCCTCCTGAGAAGGGTCCCACCACCTGCTTAATGCCACCACGtgacagggagaaagaatctcagccTTAGCATATTTAAGACCAAGCTCTGGATGTTCCTACCTGGAACTGTGTGCATCACCAAGTTTTCAACACCTCAGTTACCATATCCAAATACCCTTCTCTTCTATCCAGCAAATCACCAAGTCCCATAAGCTGGAACATAGCTACACATCTTGAGGTTGATCGATCCCAACCATC
This DNA window, taken from Canis lupus familiaris isolate Mischka breed German Shepherd chromosome 22, alternate assembly UU_Cfam_GSD_1.0, whole genome shotgun sequence, encodes the following:
- the LOC111091708 gene encoding uncharacterized protein LOC111091708 isoform X4, whose translation is MTWTLVTFIWEKAVLPPRAVQGRMKQKHIHSQSFNSASSYVLAVPVNCGGHLNILHGPHENAFGFAKMTSSTWSIVIIHTISSNLIFIKDKNFHVLCSLLCPQSLEQCHREMMKSLS
- the LOC111091708 gene encoding uncharacterized protein LOC111091708 isoform X2; the encoded protein is MTWTLVTFIWEKAVLPPRAVQGRMKQKHIHSQSFNSASSYVLAVPVNCGGHLNILHGPHENAFGFAKMTSSTWSIVIIHTISSNLIFIKDKNFHVLCSLLCPQSLEQCHREMMKRDRERESEHIRASKEEGQRERQANSELSLEPMWDSFSRS
- the LOC111091708 gene encoding uncharacterized protein LOC111091708 isoform X5, which gives rise to MTWTLVTFIWEKAVLPPRAVQGRMKQKHIHSQSFNSASSYVLAVPVNCGGHLNILHGPHENAFGFAKMTSSTWSIVIIHTISSSSCSTVFRVTAALSSGIDHCCEEIRSQGT
- the LOC111091708 gene encoding uncharacterized protein LOC111091708 isoform X3, whose product is MTWTLVTFIWEKAVLPPRAVQGRMKQKHIHSQSFNSASSYVLAVPVNCGGHLNILHGPHENAFGFAKMTSSTWSIVIIHTISSNLIFIKDKNFHVLCSLLCPQSLEQCHREMMKRIRETKQKEEERSET